Proteins encoded in a region of the Isosphaeraceae bacterium EP7 genome:
- a CDS encoding transketolase C-terminal domain-containing protein produces the protein MAGAGSAIQSKREIGKATRDAFGRALEALGGVHTDLVVVDADVSNSTRTEWFGKKYPDRFFNVGIAESNQVGVAAGIAATGKIGLVSSFAAFITCNAYDQLRMSVAYPRLNVKVVGSHAGISIGEDGASQMGIEDVSLMCSLPGFVVVVPSDEESAKAATKAMLEHKGPVYLRVGRPDVPKIYAEGKCDFTLGKAIVLREGKDVTLVANGLMVAACLDAADSLAGQGIEARVLDMHTVKPIDRDALLASAKATGAFVVAEEHLAHGGLGSAVAMTLAELHPSPIRYVNLGDQFGESGTPDQLIEKFGMTPAKVIEAAHAVIAAKKA, from the coding sequence ATGGCCGGAGCCGGCTCGGCGATCCAATCCAAGCGGGAAATTGGCAAGGCCACGCGCGACGCCTTCGGGCGAGCGCTTGAAGCACTCGGCGGGGTACATACCGACCTCGTGGTGGTCGACGCCGACGTGAGCAACTCGACCCGGACCGAGTGGTTCGGCAAGAAATACCCCGACCGGTTCTTCAACGTCGGCATCGCCGAGAGCAACCAGGTGGGAGTCGCCGCCGGCATCGCGGCCACGGGCAAGATCGGCCTGGTCTCCAGCTTCGCCGCGTTCATCACCTGCAACGCCTACGACCAGTTGCGGATGTCGGTCGCTTACCCCCGACTGAACGTCAAGGTCGTCGGCAGCCACGCCGGGATCTCGATCGGCGAAGACGGCGCCAGCCAGATGGGCATCGAGGACGTCTCCCTGATGTGCTCGCTGCCCGGCTTCGTGGTCGTGGTCCCTTCCGACGAGGAGTCGGCCAAGGCGGCTACTAAGGCGATGCTCGAGCACAAAGGCCCGGTCTATCTCCGCGTCGGCCGCCCCGACGTGCCGAAGATCTATGCCGAAGGCAAGTGCGACTTTACGCTCGGCAAGGCTATCGTCCTGCGTGAAGGTAAGGACGTCACCTTGGTGGCAAACGGCCTGATGGTCGCCGCCTGCCTGGACGCCGCCGACTCACTTGCCGGTCAGGGCATCGAGGCCCGCGTCCTCGACATGCACACCGTCAAGCCGATCGACCGCGACGCCCTGCTCGCCTCCGCCAAGGCGACCGGCGCGTTCGTCGTGGCCGAAGAGCACCTCGCCCACGGCGGCCTGGGCAGTGCTGTGGCGATGACGCTCGCCGAATTGCACCCGTCGCCGATCCGCTACGTCAATCTGGGCGACCAGTTCGGCGAGAGCGGCACGCCCGACCAGCTGATCGAGAAGTTCGGCATGACTCCGGCCAAGGTCATTGAGGCCGCCCATGCGGTCATCGCCGCCAAGAAGGCCTGA